From Novosphingobium decolorationis, one genomic window encodes:
- a CDS encoding spinster family MFS transporter yields the protein MNASLSTGHADSGDRPSAGVPYLLVGMMFLTYAFSYLDRQIVNIVAEHMKTDLDLADWQIGAMSGLGFALLYTTLGLPVARLAERTDRVNIITAALMVWSGCTALFGLGRNFIEVFAARIGVGLGEAGGSPPAMSMIADATPRAYQSRALALYNLGVPMGALLGMVLGGFVVDALGWRWAFWIVGPPGILLAILIRMLLRDPRGRADAEASKAVRSQDTVPSLGEVAASLRRNTAFWWIAAGAALTTFVGYGQQTFYASFFLRNHADQLDDLAKALGLAGPTTVLGIGLGIAFGLGGAIGTILGGQLGDRWRSPHAYLWVPALGSALAAPLYIATLVLPSAGFSLALLVVPVALKSMWYGPIYAAVQRMTHARSRATVLAIFLFLLNALGLGFGPLSIGLISDWLAQSMGEAQGLRWALIAVTIVSLASSLCFWAAKGRPGEVPG from the coding sequence ATGAACGCTTCCCTTTCCACCGGGCACGCGGACTCAGGCGATCGGCCTTCAGCGGGCGTGCCTTACCTGTTGGTCGGGATGATGTTCCTGACATACGCATTCAGCTACCTTGATCGTCAGATCGTGAACATCGTGGCCGAGCACATGAAAACGGACCTCGATCTAGCCGACTGGCAGATCGGGGCGATGAGTGGACTGGGCTTCGCGCTTCTCTACACGACGCTGGGCCTGCCCGTCGCGCGCCTTGCCGAACGTACCGATCGGGTGAACATCATCACCGCCGCGCTCATGGTCTGGAGTGGGTGCACCGCGCTGTTTGGCTTGGGCCGTAATTTCATCGAGGTTTTCGCGGCGCGCATCGGGGTTGGCCTTGGCGAAGCCGGTGGCAGTCCTCCGGCGATGTCGATGATCGCGGACGCCACGCCGCGTGCCTACCAATCCCGCGCGCTTGCGCTCTACAACCTGGGCGTGCCGATGGGAGCTCTTCTGGGGATGGTGCTGGGCGGTTTCGTGGTCGATGCGCTGGGCTGGCGCTGGGCGTTCTGGATCGTCGGGCCTCCGGGCATCCTGCTCGCGATCCTGATCCGGATGCTCCTGCGTGACCCGCGTGGCAGGGCGGATGCCGAGGCGAGCAAAGCCGTGCGCAGTCAAGACACGGTTCCCTCGCTGGGCGAAGTGGCCGCCAGCCTGCGGCGCAACACCGCGTTCTGGTGGATCGCGGCGGGTGCCGCGCTGACCACCTTCGTGGGCTATGGCCAGCAGACGTTCTACGCCTCGTTTTTTCTGCGCAACCATGCGGACCAGCTGGACGACCTTGCCAAGGCGTTGGGTCTTGCCGGGCCGACGACGGTCCTTGGCATCGGTCTTGGCATCGCCTTCGGTCTGGGAGGGGCTATCGGGACCATTCTGGGCGGGCAACTGGGCGACCGCTGGCGCTCGCCCCACGCCTATCTGTGGGTTCCCGCGCTGGGCAGCGCGCTGGCGGCCCCACTCTACATCGCGACCTTGGTCTTGCCATCGGCAGGCTTTTCGTTGGCGTTGCTGGTTGTGCCCGTCGCGCTCAAGAGCATGTGGTACGGGCCGATCTACGCCGCCGTGCAGCGCATGACGCACGCCCGTTCGCGGGCCACGGTGCTTGCCATCTTCCTCTTTCTTCTCAACGCGCTGGGGCTGGGTTTCGGACCGCTTTCGATCGGCCTCATCAGCGATTGGCTGGCCCAGTCGATGGGCGAGGCGCAAGGGCTGCGCTGGGCGCTCATCGCGGTCACCATCGTCAGCCTCGCCTCCAGCCTGTGCTTCTGGGCGGCCAAAGGGCGTCCAGGGGAAGTTCCAGGGTGA
- a CDS encoding TonB-dependent receptor plug domain-containing protein, whose translation MPPASAPAPEQTIAPKEAEEIIVTGSRAITNGEQAPTPVTVLSSAQLKDAAPNLNEALRQLPQLTASGSPATPNPTIGGGPSTQNTPNLRNLGANRTLTLLNGRRPAIFGGSGLVDAGVFPQSLVKRVDIVTGGASSAYGSDAIAGVVNYIIDTDYQGLTAEARQSLSTYGDAAARAFEIAGGANLGSRGHIVASVNYNSQDLLQGEKRDYARAGWSTMPNPNSGQPGEPDLLFRENVTITTATFGGRIITPGLNNIQFDAAGNPIPYTPGSLVSGALQVGGDGARYAQPLSADVKNVSGYAHAKYEIFDGVEIFAEGSYGHAKSRSPNLYFFNLGGNAYRIQRDNAYLPDSIAQLMDENGLTSIQLGKLDRNYGRNVTFFESDTYSISTGLNAKLWGNWELDVYGTHSVSKTRYGAENSRYQARSRLATDAVFGPDGTIVCRSTLMDPDNGCVPTDPFGEIPLSEAQRGYLTGTSIARATTKQDVAAASMHGTLLEGWAGPISAALGAEYRKVSLDQVADPTGMSFGWSAGNLSSSAGSYNVKEVFGEVQVPLLNDVPLARDLSLNAAIRRTNYSTSGSVTTWKVGVTDEVFDGFRLRGSLSQDIRAPNINELFGGIVRSVTTISDPDFNGQTFLNIFTFSGSNTALRPEKARTLTFGAVYRPDWLPGLGMSVDYYRIKLSDSITQVGFQTVVDQCDAGNALFCGLITRDDAGVLTEINAPLQNVQSGRVSGIDFEANYDTALGDGFLRLRAIGTYLDTYQFTNPGAPTVEQAGTPGLPRWRGNLSATYSSGGLSLSVQERYIGKTTRVVLPITVDDNSVKSVFYTNATLRYAFDEGTFGNPEFFFNVNNLFNQKPRVGRTNSTNLGFNQAYDGSLYDVIGRYFTLGLRIRY comes from the coding sequence GTGCCACCAGCTTCGGCGCCTGCACCGGAGCAAACGATTGCGCCCAAGGAGGCCGAGGAAATCATCGTCACCGGTTCGCGCGCGATCACCAACGGTGAACAGGCCCCCACGCCCGTCACCGTGCTCAGCTCCGCCCAGCTCAAGGACGCCGCACCGAACCTGAACGAGGCGTTGCGCCAGTTGCCGCAGCTGACGGCTTCGGGCTCTCCGGCCACGCCCAATCCCACCATTGGCGGTGGTCCGAGCACGCAGAACACGCCGAACTTGCGCAACCTGGGAGCCAACCGCACGCTCACCCTTCTCAATGGGCGTCGACCGGCGATCTTCGGTGGTTCAGGACTGGTTGACGCGGGCGTGTTTCCGCAATCACTGGTCAAGCGTGTCGACATCGTGACCGGTGGTGCCTCGTCGGCCTACGGTTCGGACGCGATCGCGGGCGTGGTCAACTACATCATCGACACCGACTACCAGGGCCTGACGGCCGAGGCCCGCCAGAGCCTCTCGACTTACGGCGACGCCGCCGCACGGGCCTTTGAGATTGCAGGAGGCGCGAACCTCGGCTCGCGAGGGCACATCGTGGCCAGCGTCAACTACAACAGCCAGGACCTGCTCCAGGGCGAAAAACGCGACTATGCTCGGGCTGGATGGTCGACCATGCCCAATCCCAACTCGGGTCAGCCCGGTGAGCCCGATCTCCTGTTCCGCGAGAACGTGACCATTACCACTGCGACCTTCGGGGGCCGGATCATCACGCCGGGCCTCAACAATATCCAGTTCGATGCCGCGGGCAACCCGATCCCCTACACACCTGGCAGTCTGGTTTCGGGTGCCTTGCAGGTGGGTGGCGACGGCGCCCGTTACGCGCAGCCGCTCAGCGCCGACGTGAAGAACGTGAGCGGCTATGCCCATGCGAAGTACGAAATCTTCGACGGCGTCGAGATCTTTGCCGAAGGCAGCTACGGCCATGCCAAGTCACGTAGCCCCAACCTCTACTTCTTCAACCTTGGCGGCAACGCCTACCGTATCCAGCGCGACAACGCTTACCTTCCGGACTCGATAGCCCAGCTCATGGACGAGAACGGACTTACCTCGATCCAGCTCGGCAAACTCGACCGCAACTACGGGCGCAACGTCACGTTCTTCGAGAGCGATACCTACAGCATCTCGACCGGCCTCAACGCGAAGCTCTGGGGGAACTGGGAACTGGACGTCTATGGTACGCATAGTGTTTCCAAGACCCGCTACGGCGCCGAGAACAGCCGCTACCAGGCGCGCTCACGCCTGGCGACCGACGCCGTGTTCGGACCGGACGGAACGATCGTGTGCCGCTCCACCCTCATGGATCCGGACAACGGTTGTGTCCCGACCGATCCCTTCGGTGAGATTCCGCTGAGTGAGGCCCAGCGCGGCTACCTCACCGGCACCTCGATCGCGCGCGCGACGACCAAGCAGGACGTTGCCGCGGCCTCGATGCACGGAACGCTCCTCGAAGGCTGGGCCGGTCCGATCAGCGCGGCGCTCGGCGCGGAATATCGCAAGGTCTCGCTCGATCAGGTCGCTGATCCCACGGGCATGTCGTTTGGCTGGAGTGCGGGCAACCTCAGTTCCAGCGCGGGGTCCTACAACGTCAAGGAGGTCTTCGGCGAAGTGCAGGTGCCGCTCCTGAACGACGTCCCGCTGGCGCGTGACCTCAGCCTCAACGCCGCGATCCGGCGCACCAACTACAGCACCAGCGGCAGCGTCACGACCTGGAAAGTGGGCGTTACGGATGAAGTCTTCGATGGCTTCCGCCTGCGCGGCAGCCTTTCGCAGGACATCCGCGCGCCGAATATCAACGAACTGTTCGGGGGCATCGTGCGCTCGGTCACCACGATCAGCGATCCGGATTTCAACGGCCAGACGTTCCTCAACATCTTCACCTTCTCGGGCAGCAACACCGCGCTTCGCCCCGAGAAGGCCCGGACCCTGACTTTCGGCGCGGTCTACCGGCCCGACTGGCTGCCCGGCCTGGGCATGTCGGTCGATTACTACCGGATCAAGCTGTCGGATTCGATCACACAGGTGGGCTTCCAGACCGTCGTCGACCAGTGCGATGCGGGCAACGCCCTGTTCTGCGGCCTGATCACCCGCGACGATGCGGGCGTGCTGACCGAAATCAACGCTCCGCTCCAGAATGTCCAGTCGGGCCGGGTCTCGGGCATCGATTTCGAGGCCAACTACGACACAGCACTGGGCGATGGCTTCCTGCGCCTGCGCGCCATCGGCACCTATCTCGACACCTACCAGTTCACCAACCCGGGCGCGCCTACGGTCGAGCAGGCGGGAACGCCGGGCCTGCCGCGCTGGCGGGGCAATCTCTCGGCGACCTACTCGAGCGGGGGCCTCTCGCTTTCGGTCCAGGAGCGTTACATCGGCAAGACGACCCGCGTGGTCCTGCCGATCACGGTGGATGACAACAGCGTAAAGAGCGTCTTCTACACCAACGCGACGCTGCGCTACGCGTTCGATGAGGGGACGTTTGGGAACCCTGAGTTCTTTTTCAACGTGAACAACCTGTTCAATCAGAAGCCTCGCGTGGGGCGGACCAACTCGACGAACCTGGGCTTCAATCAGGCCTACGATGGATCCCTCTACGACGTGATTGGGCGCTATTTCACGCTGGGCCTGCGCATTCGGTACTGA
- a CDS encoding CaiB/BaiF CoA transferase family protein, with protein sequence MTDPFARTRAQADDGAGAMRPGGPLEGLRILELDAIGPVPLCGMLLADMGADVVRITRPGGQSAYADVGAAILHRGRTSVELDLKSAAGRDGVLALVARTDALIEGMRPGVMERLGLGPDICLERAPRLVYARATGWGQNGPLHARAGHDINYLALTGALHALRGSDGRPQAPLNLVGDYAGGALYLAFGIVSAILHARKSGEGQVLDAAIVDGVSHLMGLFHALLANGQWCEQPQANLLDGGAPFYRCYACADGGHVAVGALEPQFYAALLTGLGLDVALYPQHERSRWPALETALAQAFARAPRAHWEAIFAEIDACVTPVLTLSEAMEHPANVARDVFVERDEVWQSAPAPRFSRTPGRIARGQELSLKDALDLWKAPSDRSRGSPS encoded by the coding sequence ATGACGGATCCCTTCGCTCGCACCCGCGCACAGGCCGATGACGGGGCAGGGGCGATGCGTCCCGGTGGTCCGCTGGAGGGCTTGCGCATCCTTGAGCTCGACGCGATCGGGCCGGTGCCGCTCTGCGGGATGCTCCTGGCCGACATGGGCGCAGACGTGGTGCGGATCACGCGTCCGGGCGGGCAGAGCGCTTATGCCGACGTAGGTGCGGCCATCTTGCACCGTGGCCGCACGAGCGTCGAACTCGATCTCAAGTCTGCGGCGGGACGCGACGGGGTTCTTGCTCTGGTGGCGCGCACCGATGCGCTAATCGAGGGGATGCGTCCAGGCGTCATGGAGCGCCTGGGCCTCGGTCCGGACATATGTCTGGAGCGGGCACCCCGGCTTGTCTATGCGCGCGCGACGGGATGGGGGCAAAACGGGCCGTTGCATGCGCGGGCCGGGCACGACATCAACTATCTGGCCCTCACCGGCGCACTCCACGCGCTGCGCGGGAGCGACGGGCGTCCGCAGGCCCCGCTCAACCTCGTGGGCGATTATGCGGGAGGTGCGCTCTATCTCGCCTTCGGGATCGTCAGCGCGATACTCCATGCCCGCAAGAGTGGAGAAGGGCAGGTGCTCGACGCGGCAATTGTCGATGGTGTGAGCCACCTCATGGGCCTGTTCCACGCCCTGCTTGCAAATGGGCAGTGGTGTGAGCAGCCGCAGGCCAACCTGCTCGATGGCGGAGCCCCCTTCTACCGTTGCTATGCCTGCGCCGATGGCGGGCACGTGGCCGTCGGCGCGCTGGAGCCGCAGTTTTATGCCGCGCTGCTGACGGGACTGGGCCTTGATGTCGCGCTTTATCCCCAGCATGAACGAAGCCGCTGGCCAGCTCTGGAAACGGCGCTCGCGCAGGCTTTTGCGCGTGCCCCACGGGCGCACTGGGAAGCAATCTTTGCGGAAATCGATGCCTGCGTGACGCCGGTCCTCACGTTGTCCGAGGCGATGGAGCATCCCGCGAACGTGGCGCGGGATGTGTTCGTGGAGCGCGATGAGGTGTGGCAGTCCGCACCCGCGCCGCGTTTCTCGAGGACGCCAGGGCGCATCGCGAGGGGACAAGAGCTCTCTTTGAAGGATGCGCTGGATCTTTGGAAAGCTCCGTCGGACCGCTCGCGAGGATCCCCCTCCTAA
- a CDS encoding acyl-CoA dehydrogenase family protein, translating into MALKADDPAWAIGEKVEAFVRTTIIPYESDPRRDHHGAPTEELVRELRALARAEGLMTPHILPDGAHLTQEGTAYVLIRSGLSPLGPVALNTMAPDEGNMYLLGHVAAPHLKERFLAPLVSGEARSAFFMTEPAEWGGAGSDPMMMKTTCRKDGNHWIINGRKAFITGADGARVGIVMAKSEDPDSAGGACMFLVDLPDPAIRIVDVPNTIDTSMPGSHATVEIKDLRVPADQMLGEAGEGFRYAQVRLSPARLSHCMRWLGCCIRAQEIATDYACRREAFGKTLIDHEGVGFLLAQNRIDLKQAQLMIEWCASVLDEGGLGTQESSMAKVAVSEALMRIADNCVQVMGGNGLTDKTVVEQIFREVRAFRVYDGPTEVHKWSLAKKIKREWREAQVADAGQVRA; encoded by the coding sequence ATGGCATTGAAGGCGGACGATCCGGCATGGGCAATCGGCGAGAAGGTGGAAGCCTTCGTTCGCACGACGATCATTCCCTACGAAAGCGACCCGCGTCGTGACCACCATGGCGCCCCCACCGAGGAACTCGTGCGCGAATTGCGCGCCCTCGCACGGGCCGAAGGCCTGATGACGCCGCATATTCTGCCGGATGGCGCGCACCTCACGCAGGAGGGGACAGCCTACGTCCTCATCCGTTCGGGGCTGTCTCCGCTTGGACCTGTTGCGCTCAACACGATGGCGCCCGACGAAGGCAACATGTATCTTCTCGGGCACGTCGCCGCGCCCCATCTCAAGGAGCGCTTCCTCGCGCCGCTGGTCTCGGGAGAGGCGCGCAGCGCCTTCTTCATGACCGAACCGGCCGAGTGGGGCGGAGCCGGATCGGATCCGATGATGATGAAGACCACTTGCCGCAAGGACGGCAACCATTGGATCATCAACGGCCGCAAAGCCTTTATCACCGGCGCCGACGGGGCGCGGGTGGGGATCGTCATGGCCAAGTCCGAGGATCCCGACAGTGCGGGTGGAGCCTGCATGTTCCTCGTCGACTTGCCCGATCCGGCCATCCGCATCGTCGATGTGCCCAATACCATAGACACCTCGATGCCCGGTTCGCACGCGACCGTGGAGATCAAGGACCTGCGTGTTCCGGCTGACCAGATGCTGGGGGAGGCCGGGGAGGGCTTTCGCTATGCACAGGTCAGGCTCAGCCCGGCCCGCCTCTCCCACTGCATGCGCTGGCTTGGCTGCTGCATCCGCGCACAGGAAATCGCAACCGACTACGCCTGCCGCCGTGAGGCCTTCGGCAAGACGCTGATCGATCACGAGGGCGTGGGCTTCCTGCTCGCGCAGAACCGCATCGATCTCAAACAGGCGCAGCTTATGATCGAATGGTGCGCGAGCGTGCTCGACGAAGGCGGGCTCGGCACGCAGGAAAGCTCGATGGCCAAGGTTGCCGTGTCCGAGGCGCTGATGCGGATCGCGGACAATTGCGTGCAGGTCATGGGCGGGAACGGCCTGACCGACAAGACCGTGGTCGAACAGATCTTCCGTGAGGTACGCGCCTTCCGCGTCTACGATGGTCCGACCGAAGTTCACAAGTGGTCGCTCGCCAAGAAGATCAAGCGGGAATGGCGTGAGGCGCAGGTCGCGGATGCGGGGCAGGTGCGTGCATGA
- a CDS encoding phosphotransferase, which translates to MTDSIAVANSGTTPVRPGYEIDLDRLDSWMRAHVEGYAGPLSIAQFRGGQSNPTYQLTTPDARYVLRRKPPGEILKGAHAVEREARVMAALGPTGFPVPRVHGICTDDTVIGTWFFVMDLVEGRIFWDATFPEVSREERPLYFDAMNATLAALHQVDYEGLGLGDYGKPGNYFARQIGRWSKQYLADPAAGRNADMDRLIEWLPAHIPEGDETTLVHGDFRCDNMIFHPTEPRVIAVLDWELSTLGHPLADFAYAAMMYRMPPDIVAGLRGADLAALNIPDEKSFVEAYCTRMGREHIADWRFYMTFQLFRLAAIFHGIKGRVLRGTAANAQAITRAEAFPRLARLACEAMDDALA; encoded by the coding sequence ATGACCGACAGTATCGCGGTCGCCAACAGTGGAACCACCCCGGTCCGGCCCGGCTACGAGATTGATCTTGACCGGCTCGATTCCTGGATGCGCGCGCACGTCGAGGGGTACGCGGGCCCGCTTTCGATCGCGCAGTTCCGCGGGGGACAGTCAAACCCGACCTACCAGCTGACGACGCCGGACGCTCGCTACGTGCTGCGCCGCAAGCCTCCCGGCGAGATCCTCAAGGGGGCCCACGCGGTGGAGCGCGAGGCCAGGGTCATGGCCGCGCTCGGCCCCACAGGTTTCCCTGTCCCCCGCGTCCATGGCATTTGCACCGACGATACCGTCATCGGGACCTGGTTCTTCGTGATGGACCTCGTCGAGGGACGCATATTCTGGGACGCGACGTTTCCCGAAGTCTCGCGCGAGGAGCGGCCACTTTACTTCGACGCGATGAATGCGACTTTGGCTGCTCTGCACCAGGTCGACTACGAAGGGCTCGGGCTCGGCGATTACGGCAAGCCCGGCAATTATTTCGCGCGCCAGATCGGACGCTGGTCGAAACAGTATCTCGCCGATCCGGCCGCGGGGCGCAATGCGGACATGGACAGGCTCATCGAATGGTTGCCCGCCCACATTCCCGAGGGCGATGAGACCACGCTCGTCCACGGCGATTTTCGCTGTGACAACATGATTTTCCATCCCACCGAACCACGCGTGATCGCGGTCCTTGACTGGGAGCTGTCAACGCTCGGGCATCCGCTTGCCGATTTCGCCTATGCCGCGATGATGTATCGCATGCCGCCGGACATCGTCGCTGGTCTCAGGGGCGCGGATCTCGCCGCACTCAACATTCCCGACGAAAAGAGCTTCGTGGAGGCCTATTGCACCCGCATGGGACGTGAACACATTGCCGATTGGCGCTTCTACATGACCTTCCAATTGTTCCGCCTCGCCGCAATTTTTCACGGAATCAAGGGACGCGTACTGCGCGGAACGGCCGCGAATGCCCAGGCGATTACCCGCGCCGAAGCCTTCCCGAGGCTGGCGCGACTGGCGTGCGAGGCAATGGACGACGCCCTGGCTTAA
- a CDS encoding lytic murein transglycosylase yields the protein METVARHARSEGVSEATISRTLSGLTPNPRVIELDTAQPGRSNTPPPMSGYLSRHLGSSIISRGRAKYQGLASILPGIERRYGVPASVLFAIWGHETNYGGYTGNFDTARSLATLAWEGRRRELFEGELIALMKMIDRGVPASTLKGSWAGAIGNPQFLPSVYLRLATDGDGNGTIDIFNSSADTLASIARYFQDAGWRPGRPWGVRASVPSGFSPERYETKLEAPTCDRVHARHSQWMPVSQWKALGVQPQSALGDDVLASLFQPDGPGTPAYLLTGNYRVILQYNCSNYYALSVGLLADEIAR from the coding sequence ATGGAGACCGTGGCACGGCATGCCCGGAGCGAGGGTGTCAGCGAGGCGACAATTTCGCGGACCCTGAGCGGGCTGACCCCGAACCCGCGCGTGATCGAACTCGACACGGCGCAACCCGGGCGTTCAAACACACCGCCGCCCATGTCCGGCTATCTTTCGCGGCATCTGGGTTCCTCCATCATTTCGCGTGGGCGCGCCAAATACCAGGGGCTGGCCTCGATCCTGCCGGGGATCGAGCGACGCTATGGCGTCCCGGCGTCCGTGCTTTTCGCGATCTGGGGGCATGAAACGAACTACGGCGGCTACACCGGCAATTTCGACACCGCGCGCTCGCTGGCGACGCTGGCCTGGGAGGGACGCCGCCGCGAATTGTTCGAGGGCGAACTCATTGCGCTCATGAAGATGATCGACAGGGGGGTGCCGGCCTCCACGCTGAAGGGAAGCTGGGCCGGGGCCATCGGCAATCCCCAGTTCCTGCCCAGCGTCTACCTGCGCCTCGCCACCGATGGCGACGGCAACGGCACCATCGACATCTTCAACAGTTCGGCGGACACGCTGGCCTCGATTGCGCGCTATTTCCAGGACGCGGGTTGGCGGCCAGGGCGCCCTTGGGGCGTGCGCGCATCGGTGCCCTCCGGTTTCTCGCCCGAACGCTATGAAACCAAGCTCGAGGCCCCCACCTGCGACCGGGTTCATGCTCGCCATTCGCAGTGGATGCCGGTTTCACAGTGGAAGGCGCTTGGCGTTCAGCCACAATCCGCACTGGGCGACGATGTGCTCGCCTCGCTGTTCCAACCGGACGGCCCGGGCACGCCAGCCTACCTGTTAACCGGGAATTATCGGGTGATCCTGCAGTACAACTGCTCGAACTATTACGCCCTCTCGGTCGGATTGCTTGCAGATGAGATTGCCCGTTAA
- a CDS encoding SPOR domain-containing protein: MRLPVKRTLALFGGLAGSILAPHVQAQDTHSARTGPAADYPMVIGEPFTIDGTVWTPRDQLNYDAVGVASVAQADTSGITAAHKTLPLPSYVEVTDLQSGHTILVRLEERGPMANSRLIELSRGAAQQLGISPGSDTPVRVRRVNPPEPERAALRQGGEAPRRMDTPQGLLEVLRKKLAGQSPLLPPPSTPPTPPKLSPGMMGQGGARSFATAFPAPAAQPKVATEPGLTPETSATAPSSTASVKPAAPEPVAPSPAKAPVASAASGFVVQVGAFSVEPNARKLAQELGGFVEKPARLWLVRMGPFDNRAKAGAALETARKAGYNEARILHRD; encoded by the coding sequence ATGAGATTGCCCGTTAAGCGTACGCTGGCGCTGTTTGGAGGACTTGCGGGGAGCATCCTTGCTCCGCATGTCCAGGCGCAGGACACCCATTCCGCGCGGACCGGCCCCGCGGCCGATTACCCGATGGTGATCGGAGAGCCGTTCACCATCGACGGGACCGTCTGGACGCCCCGGGACCAGCTCAATTACGATGCGGTCGGCGTGGCGTCGGTGGCACAGGCAGACACCTCTGGCATCACGGCGGCGCACAAGACGCTGCCGCTTCCCAGCTATGTCGAAGTCACCGACCTGCAAAGCGGGCACACCATCCTCGTGCGCCTGGAAGAGCGCGGACCGATGGCCAACTCCCGGCTGATCGAACTTTCGCGCGGGGCGGCGCAGCAACTGGGCATTTCTCCCGGCTCCGATACCCCGGTCCGGGTGCGCCGCGTCAATCCTCCCGAACCCGAGCGTGCGGCGCTTCGCCAGGGCGGAGAGGCTCCACGCCGGATGGATACGCCCCAGGGCCTTCTCGAAGTGCTGCGCAAGAAGCTGGCCGGGCAATCGCCGCTGCTGCCTCCCCCCTCGACCCCGCCTACGCCGCCCAAGCTGTCGCCCGGGATGATGGGGCAGGGCGGTGCCAGGTCGTTCGCCACTGCGTTTCCGGCGCCCGCTGCGCAGCCCAAGGTCGCGACGGAGCCCGGCCTGACGCCAGAGACAAGCGCTACGGCTCCCTCATCGACGGCATCGGTGAAGCCCGCTGCGCCTGAACCGGTCGCGCCGTCTCCTGCGAAAGCCCCTGTCGCGTCCGCAGCATCCGGTTTCGTGGTGCAGGTAGGGGCCTTTTCGGTCGAACCCAATGCCCGCAAGCTCGCGCAGGAACTCGGTGGCTTCGTCGAGAAGCCGGCCCGCCTCTGGCTCGTGCGCATGGGGCCCTTTGACAACCGTGCAAAAGCGGGAGCGGCGCTGGAGACAGCGCGCAAGGCTGGCTATAACGAGGCCCGAATCCTGCATCGGGACTGA
- a CDS encoding D-alanyl-D-alanine carboxypeptidase family protein, which produces MKSYRSFARAPRAVLAMGVALAAATQVHAATSNPKPPEELGQIPVSMLVDLGSGQVLEQRRPDIPFLPASVTKVMTAFVAFEEIDAGRLPLDRRFQMDPETEKEWWAKGSTMYITRNDRPTTEELLHGVMTASGNDACIVLAKGYAGSVSAWVEMMNAAAKRIGMSRSHYNTPNGWMDEGQTYVTASDMVKLADAMIMRHPKLYREFSGVKQYQWRDVVMRSHDPTVGIVPGADGIKTGYTLEAGYNFVGTAEREGRRLVMVLAGSPTFRIRDAAARNLLEWGFSDWSARHLFDMGQSVTDAQVQDGAELSVPLVTDREVHATLPANAPGRKVTLTVHYQGPLKAPVTKGDRVGDLEIAVEGLAPGRVPLFAGADVAKAGTLDRLRNGLINIFR; this is translated from the coding sequence TTGAAGTCCTATCGTTCGTTTGCACGCGCGCCACGTGCCGTGCTTGCCATGGGGGTCGCGCTGGCCGCGGCCACGCAGGTCCATGCCGCCACCAGCAACCCGAAGCCGCCCGAGGAACTGGGCCAGATCCCCGTCAGCATGCTCGTCGATCTGGGATCGGGGCAGGTCCTCGAACAGCGTCGGCCGGACATTCCCTTCCTGCCCGCATCGGTGACCAAGGTGATGACCGCGTTCGTCGCTTTCGAGGAGATCGATGCGGGGCGCCTGCCACTGGACCGGCGCTTCCAGATGGATCCGGAAACGGAGAAGGAATGGTGGGCCAAGGGCTCGACCATGTACATCACCCGCAACGACCGCCCCACGACCGAGGAACTGCTCCACGGCGTGATGACGGCATCGGGCAACGATGCCTGCATCGTACTGGCCAAGGGCTATGCTGGAAGCGTGTCAGCCTGGGTCGAGATGATGAACGCGGCCGCAAAGCGCATCGGCATGAGCCGCAGCCATTACAACACGCCCAATGGCTGGATGGACGAGGGCCAGACCTACGTCACCGCCAGCGACATGGTGAAACTGGCCGATGCCATGATCATGCGCCATCCCAAACTCTACCGGGAGTTTTCGGGCGTAAAGCAGTACCAGTGGCGCGATGTCGTCATGCGCAGCCACGATCCCACGGTGGGCATCGTGCCCGGCGCGGACGGCATCAAGACCGGCTACACGCTGGAGGCGGGCTACAACTTCGTCGGCACGGCCGAGCGCGAGGGGCGCCGCCTCGTCATGGTGCTCGCCGGATCGCCAACCTTCCGCATCCGCGACGCCGCCGCGCGCAACCTTCTGGAATGGGGTTTCTCCGACTGGAGCGCGCGCCATCTCTTCGACATGGGACAGAGCGTGACCGACGCCCAGGTCCAGGACGGTGCCGAACTGTCGGTTCCGCTGGTTACCGACCGCGAGGTGCATGCGACGCTTCCCGCCAATGCGCCAGGACGCAAGGTGACGCTGACGGTCCACTACCAGGGGCCGCTGAAGGCACCGGTGACCAAGGGCGACCGGGTGGGCGATCTGGAAATCGCGGTCGAAGGACTTGCCCCCGGACGCGTGCCGCTGTTCGCCGGGGCTGACGTCGCCAAGGCCGGTACGCTGGACAGGCTGCGCAACGGGCTTATCAACATCTTCCGATGA